A genomic stretch from Embleya scabrispora includes:
- a CDS encoding SDR family oxidoreductase, which produces MSLAGKKIVIIGGTSGIGFAVARQAAAAGADVVVASSNQDRVDAATKRLGAPAEGRRLDVADGNAIAAFFEQVGEFDHLVYTAGESLLIKPLVDTTPQEARAVFERRFWGAFLSAKYAAPRLRDGGSITFSSGVLAIRPQAGTVLAAGITGGVEALSRALAVELAPLRVNVIQPGVIRTELWDASVPDPEAFLRHAGTELLTRRVGTAEEAAAAYLFVMTNAYVTGVTLGIDGGAALV; this is translated from the coding sequence ATGTCTTTGGCCGGCAAGAAGATCGTGATCATCGGTGGAACCTCCGGCATCGGGTTCGCGGTGGCCCGACAGGCCGCGGCGGCCGGCGCGGACGTCGTGGTCGCCTCGAGCAACCAGGACCGCGTGGATGCCGCGACGAAGCGGTTGGGCGCGCCGGCCGAAGGCCGCCGCCTGGACGTCGCCGACGGCAACGCCATCGCCGCGTTCTTCGAGCAGGTCGGGGAGTTCGACCACCTCGTCTACACCGCGGGCGAATCCCTGCTGATCAAGCCTTTGGTCGACACCACCCCGCAGGAGGCCCGGGCCGTCTTCGAGCGCCGGTTCTGGGGCGCGTTCCTCTCCGCCAAGTACGCCGCACCGCGACTGCGCGACGGCGGCTCGATCACCTTCAGCTCCGGCGTCCTCGCGATCCGCCCCCAGGCCGGAACCGTGCTCGCGGCGGGTATCACCGGCGGCGTCGAGGCCCTGTCCCGGGCCCTCGCCGTCGAACTCGCCCCTCTGCGCGTCAACGTGATCCAGCCCGGTGTGATCCGTACCGAACTGTGGGACGCCAGTGTTCCCGACCCCGAGGCTTTCCTCCGGCATGCCGGGACCGAGCTGCTCACGCGGCGCGTCGGCACCGCCGAGGAAGCCGCGGCGGCCTACCTGTTCGTCATGACCAACGCCTACGTCACCGGCGTCACGCTCGGGATAGACGGCGGCGCGGCACTGGTGTGA
- a CDS encoding AraC family transcriptional regulator → MDILSDTLEVLRSGRPMVTRTDAHAPWALKFQPISGAGFHVVVEGHCHLLPPRGRPLALGPGDIVFLQRGSGHTLCDVPDRDPVDFVPDRVDRSSPIGQVTVDGPGPHTVLVCGAYAIDVDRPHPLFGDLPEVIHLPAVPGRHPVLRSAVDQLCAEFHTPQPGSDAVVTALIDLLLLYILRSWYADLPKERTRGWAAALTDPAVAPALKAIHDDPGRPWTVESLGTRAGLSRAAFARRFTSVVGEPPLTYLTNWRMATAARLLQQSSTPLSTIAQHTGYTSEFAFAKAFKRHFGSPPGAYRKQTGAAGDGAGEPNRPYRGGVRPGGRAPAH, encoded by the coding sequence ATGGACATCCTGAGCGACACCCTCGAAGTCCTGCGCTCGGGACGCCCGATGGTGACTCGCACCGACGCGCACGCCCCGTGGGCCCTGAAGTTCCAGCCCATCTCGGGAGCCGGGTTCCACGTGGTCGTGGAAGGGCACTGCCACCTGCTGCCACCGCGCGGCCGACCGCTCGCGCTCGGACCCGGCGACATCGTGTTCCTCCAGCGCGGCAGCGGACACACCCTGTGCGACGTGCCGGACCGCGATCCGGTGGACTTCGTTCCGGACCGCGTGGACCGTTCCTCGCCGATCGGCCAGGTCACCGTGGACGGACCCGGGCCGCACACGGTGCTGGTGTGCGGCGCGTACGCGATCGACGTCGATCGCCCGCATCCGCTGTTCGGCGATCTACCCGAGGTCATCCACCTCCCCGCGGTGCCCGGCCGCCACCCGGTGCTGCGCTCGGCGGTGGATCAGCTGTGCGCCGAGTTCCACACGCCGCAGCCGGGCTCGGACGCGGTCGTCACGGCGCTCATCGATCTGCTGCTGCTGTACATCCTCCGGTCGTGGTACGCCGATCTACCGAAGGAGCGGACCCGGGGTTGGGCGGCCGCGCTGACCGACCCCGCGGTCGCCCCGGCCCTGAAGGCGATCCACGACGATCCCGGCCGTCCCTGGACGGTGGAGTCCCTGGGCACCCGCGCCGGGCTGTCCCGCGCGGCGTTCGCGCGGCGCTTCACCTCGGTGGTCGGCGAGCCGCCGTTGACCTACCTGACCAACTGGCGGATGGCCACCGCGGCGCGGTTGTTGCAGCAGTCGTCGACCCCGCTGAGCACCATCGCCCAACATACGGGGTACACCTCGGAGTTCGCCTTCGCCAAGGCCTTCAAGCGACACTTCGGATCACCGCCGGGGGCGTACCGCAAACAGACCGGAGCGGCAGGCGACGGAGCAGGCGAACCCAACCGGCCGTATCGCGGAGGAGTGCGTCCGGGTGGCCGGGCACCGGCCCATTAG
- a CDS encoding VOC family protein, with protein MSPQMKLVAITLDCPDPLALAAFYQEATGFAPHPKSDADFAGLNREDGLFIGFQRVDDYRAPHWPGQTVPQQLHMCFDVADLDEAEARLLELGAGKPDHQPDDPAKTRVLTDPAGHPFCICRG; from the coding sequence ATGTCCCCGCAGATGAAGTTGGTCGCGATAACGCTCGATTGCCCCGATCCACTGGCGTTGGCGGCCTTCTACCAGGAGGCGACGGGCTTCGCGCCGCACCCGAAATCGGACGCCGACTTCGCGGGTCTCAACCGTGAGGACGGGCTCTTCATCGGTTTTCAACGGGTCGACGACTACCGGGCTCCGCACTGGCCCGGGCAGACGGTTCCCCAGCAGTTGCACATGTGCTTCGACGTCGCCGACCTGGACGAGGCCGAGGCCCGACTGTTGGAGCTGGGCGCCGGCAAGCCGGACCACCAGCCCGACGATCCGGCCAAGACCCGGGTGCTCACCGACCCGGCCGGGCACCCCTTCTGCATCTGCCGAGGGTGA
- a CDS encoding epoxide hydrolase family protein, giving the protein MTTSRAFPLEPTPIHVADEVLDDLRARLALTRAPLDEGNEDWSYGVPDGYLRELVAHWRNGYDWRKAEAAINAHEHYRVNVAGVPVHFMRKAGRGPHPIPLILTHGWPWTFWHWSKVIDPLADPAAFGGDPADAFDVIVPSLPGFGFPGPLTGFPDVNFWKVSDLWHTLMTETLGYEKYAAGGCDIGGLVSSQLGHKYADRLYGIHIGSGLPLDFFTGPRAWDFARNRPLTDDQPTEVRARIVEMDHRWATHLAVHMLDGATLAHGLSDSPAGLLAWLLERWRAWSDNGGDVESVFTRDDLLTHATIYWVNNSIATSMRYYANANRHPWTPAHDHTPVVQAAVGVTLVTYENPPGIHTADERVRAFETGPQAAWFNHVNVNAHDHGGHFIPWENPDAWVDDLRRTFRGRRP; this is encoded by the coding sequence ATGACGACCTCGCGCGCCTTCCCTCTGGAACCCACCCCGATCCACGTGGCCGACGAGGTCCTCGACGATCTGCGCGCCCGACTCGCGCTGACCCGCGCGCCGCTGGACGAGGGGAACGAGGACTGGTCATACGGCGTTCCGGACGGCTACCTGCGCGAGTTGGTGGCCCACTGGCGGAACGGCTACGACTGGCGCAAGGCCGAGGCCGCCATCAACGCCCACGAGCACTACCGGGTGAACGTCGCCGGTGTCCCGGTGCACTTCATGCGCAAAGCCGGCCGCGGCCCCCACCCGATCCCGTTGATCCTCACCCACGGCTGGCCGTGGACGTTCTGGCACTGGTCGAAGGTGATCGACCCGCTCGCCGACCCCGCCGCGTTCGGCGGCGACCCCGCCGACGCGTTCGATGTCATCGTGCCGTCGCTGCCCGGCTTCGGTTTCCCCGGCCCGCTCACCGGCTTTCCCGACGTCAACTTCTGGAAGGTCTCCGACCTCTGGCACACCCTGATGACCGAGACCCTGGGATACGAGAAGTACGCCGCCGGGGGCTGCGACATCGGCGGGCTCGTCTCCAGTCAACTCGGCCACAAGTACGCCGACCGGCTGTACGGCATCCACATCGGCTCGGGGCTGCCGCTCGACTTCTTCACCGGCCCCCGGGCCTGGGACTTCGCCCGGAACCGGCCCCTCACCGACGACCAGCCCACCGAAGTCCGCGCCCGCATCGTGGAGATGGACCACCGCTGGGCCACCCACCTCGCCGTGCACATGCTCGACGGCGCCACGCTGGCCCACGGGCTGAGCGACTCGCCCGCCGGACTGCTCGCCTGGCTGCTGGAGCGCTGGAGGGCCTGGAGCGACAACGGCGGCGACGTCGAGTCGGTCTTCACCAGGGACGACCTGCTCACCCACGCCACGATCTACTGGGTGAACAACTCCATCGCCACGTCGATGCGTTACTACGCCAACGCCAACCGCCACCCGTGGACCCCCGCCCACGACCACACCCCGGTCGTACAGGCCGCGGTCGGCGTCACCCTGGTCACCTACGAGAACCCGCCCGGCATCCACACCGCCGACGAGCGGGTCCGCGCGTTCGAAACCGGCCCGCAGGCCGCGTGGTTCAACCACGTCAACGTCAACGCCCACGACCACGGCGGCCACTTCATCCCCTGGGAGAACCCCGACGCCTGGGTGGACGACCTGCGCCGCACCTTCCGCGGCCGCAGGCCCTGA
- a CDS encoding response regulator — MEAGSTTEVVAGARRSRDSGATRTSAPKPITGQPLGTIRVFLLDDHEIVRRGLADLLGAEGDIEVVGESASAAEATRRIPALRPHVAILDGRLPDGSGIDVCRAVRSSFPEINALILTSYDDEEALFSAIMAGAAGYVLKQIRGNDLVRAVREIAAGRSLLDPASTAKVLERVRTGNREDSLVATLSDQERRTFDLVAEGLTNRQIAERMHLAEKTVKNYVSTMLHKLGFERRVQAAVFAGTLAHPAAPSPEGSRTPGRG, encoded by the coding sequence ATGGAAGCCGGGTCCACCACCGAAGTCGTCGCCGGGGCCCGTCGGTCCCGCGACAGCGGTGCCACGCGAACTTCCGCGCCGAAGCCGATCACCGGGCAACCGCTCGGCACGATCCGGGTGTTCCTGCTGGACGACCACGAGATCGTCCGACGCGGCCTGGCCGATCTGCTCGGCGCCGAGGGCGACATCGAGGTGGTGGGCGAGTCGGCGTCGGCGGCGGAGGCGACCCGCCGGATACCGGCGCTGCGCCCGCATGTCGCCATCCTGGACGGGCGGTTGCCGGACGGCAGCGGGATCGACGTGTGCCGCGCGGTGCGTTCGTCGTTCCCGGAGATCAACGCGTTGATCCTGACCTCGTACGACGACGAGGAAGCGCTGTTCTCCGCGATCATGGCCGGCGCCGCGGGCTACGTCCTCAAGCAGATCCGGGGCAACGATCTGGTGCGCGCCGTCCGGGAGATCGCCGCCGGCCGTTCGCTGCTGGATCCGGCCAGTACCGCGAAGGTCCTGGAACGTGTGCGGACCGGGAACCGCGAGGATTCGCTCGTCGCCACCCTCTCCGACCAGGAACGGCGCACCTTCGACCTCGTCGCCGAGGGCCTGACGAACCGACAGATCGCCGAGCGTATGCATCTCGCGGAGAAGACCGTCAAGAACTACGTTTCCACGATGCTCCACAAACTCGGCTTCGAACGCCGCGTCCAGGCAGCGGTCTTCGCGGGAACCCTGGCCCACCCCGCCGCGCCGTCACCGGAGGGGTCCCGAACCCCCGGGCGAGGCTGA
- a CDS encoding universal stress protein, producing the protein MNHNPSSAPTPERNGAPLRGHVVVGVDGSGLADLAVEQAADEAAFRGVPLEVLHVVDRAPDREEDQQAAELREEAESLVRTAAERARLRRPDLAIVTTVALARIVPTLEQTTDRAALVVLGSRGLGGFAGLLLGSVSLSVAAAARCPILVVRAPHANVPLDAPGTVVVGVSGLDCAPAVEAAFVAAQARGVALRAVHAWAPPVSPAAPYAAPLWIGDDGRKNAEATLAAALEPFMNRYRQVPLTEQIVCDIPTHALLAAGDEAELVVLAAHRRHGRFGPNLGRVTHALLHHSKAPVLLVPIA; encoded by the coding sequence ATGAACCACAACCCCTCGTCCGCCCCCACCCCCGAGCGCAACGGCGCGCCCCTGCGCGGCCACGTGGTCGTCGGCGTCGACGGCTCCGGGCTCGCGGATCTCGCCGTCGAACAGGCCGCCGACGAAGCGGCCTTCCGAGGCGTGCCGCTGGAGGTGCTGCACGTCGTGGACCGGGCGCCGGACCGCGAGGAGGACCAACAGGCCGCGGAACTGCGGGAGGAAGCGGAATCCCTGGTCCGAACCGCCGCCGAGCGGGCCCGGCTGCGCCGTCCGGACCTGGCGATCGTCACCACGGTCGCACTCGCCCGCATCGTGCCGACCCTGGAGCAGACCACCGACCGAGCCGCGCTCGTCGTTCTCGGCAGTCGCGGACTGGGCGGCTTCGCGGGTCTGTTGCTGGGTTCGGTGTCGCTGTCCGTCGCCGCCGCCGCGCGCTGCCCGATCCTGGTGGTCCGCGCGCCGCACGCGAACGTCCCACTGGACGCGCCCGGCACGGTCGTCGTGGGGGTGTCCGGCCTCGACTGCGCCCCCGCCGTGGAGGCCGCGTTCGTCGCGGCCCAGGCGCGCGGCGTGGCACTGCGCGCGGTGCACGCGTGGGCACCCCCGGTGTCGCCCGCCGCGCCCTACGCGGCCCCGCTGTGGATCGGCGACGACGGCCGCAAGAACGCCGAGGCCACCCTCGCGGCGGCCCTCGAACCCTTCATGAACCGCTATCGCCAGGTACCGCTGACCGAGCAGATCGTCTGCGACATCCCCACCCACGCGCTGCTCGCCGCCGGCGACGAGGCCGAGTTGGTCGTCCTGGCCGCCCACCGCCGCCACGGCCGCTTCGGACCCAACCTCGGCCGCGTCACCCACGCGCTGCTGCACCACTCCAAGGCACCGGTACTGCTGGTCCCGATCGCCTGA
- a CDS encoding pyridoxamine 5'-phosphate oxidase family protein gives MASEPMGRVIVSEGALPAVHVVPFALDRECVVFRTPPDSPLAKAALDTVVAFQTDRIDPTAHTGWTGTITGHASRIDDPTTLTRLNHLLPTPTTPTRHGSESPPNSSPATPSTPTAPHPSRPPRSRP, from the coding sequence ATGGCAAGCGAACCGATGGGACGCGTCATCGTCAGCGAGGGCGCCCTCCCGGCCGTCCACGTGGTGCCGTTCGCCCTCGACCGGGAATGCGTGGTGTTCCGCACCCCGCCCGACTCGCCCCTCGCCAAGGCCGCCCTCGACACGGTGGTCGCATTCCAAACCGACCGCATCGACCCGACCGCGCACACGGGCTGGACCGGCACCATCACCGGCCACGCCTCCCGAATCGACGACCCCACCACCCTCACCCGCCTGAACCACCTGCTCCCCACCCCCACGACCCCCACCAGGCATGGTTCCGAATCACCTCCGAACTCGTCACCGGCCACACCCTCCACCCCCACCGCCCCCCACCCCTCTCGCCCACCCCGAAGCCGCCCATAG
- a CDS encoding S66 peptidase family protein codes for MTTIDSPRQTVRSPRLHPGDRVRVVSPASPPTRDGVAHGVELLTSWGLRVEVGEHAFDRWGYMAGRDQDRAADLNAAFRDPGVRAVLASRGGKGAYRIVDDLDFDALRRNPKPLVGFSDITHLHLALWAHCGLASLHGPFPDGSRERCGPASATALRHALTTTAPVTLHRDPTEPTASITFGGTAVGVLVGGNLDAIRTETGAGLPALDGTILFLEHQRGTGLGEVDRALTQLARSGALNGLRGVVLGQFLGFERDTGDPTLGGWGILDVLRDRLGRLGVPVLGGVPAGHGPHPPTIPLGTEAALDTAAGTLTIRAAVT; via the coding sequence GTGACCACCATCGACAGCCCTCGACAAACCGTCCGATCCCCGCGCCTACACCCCGGCGACCGAGTGCGCGTCGTCTCCCCCGCCAGTCCACCCACCCGCGACGGCGTCGCGCACGGCGTCGAGTTGCTGACGTCATGGGGGCTGCGAGTCGAAGTGGGCGAACACGCCTTCGACCGATGGGGGTACATGGCCGGCAGGGACCAGGACCGTGCCGCCGACCTGAATGCGGCCTTCCGCGATCCCGGAGTCCGCGCCGTGCTCGCGAGCCGGGGCGGAAAGGGCGCCTACCGCATCGTCGACGACCTCGACTTCGACGCGCTGCGTCGTAACCCGAAGCCCCTCGTCGGCTTCAGCGACATCACCCACCTCCACCTGGCCCTGTGGGCCCACTGCGGACTCGCCTCCCTGCACGGTCCGTTCCCGGACGGAAGCCGAGAACGGTGCGGCCCCGCCTCGGCCACCGCCCTTCGCCACGCACTGACCACCACCGCCCCGGTAACCCTGCACCGGGACCCCACCGAGCCCACCGCCTCGATCACCTTCGGCGGCACAGCGGTCGGCGTCCTGGTCGGCGGCAACCTCGACGCGATCCGCACCGAGACCGGAGCCGGGCTGCCCGCCCTCGACGGAACCATCCTCTTCCTCGAACACCAACGAGGCACGGGACTGGGGGAGGTCGATCGTGCACTCACCCAACTCGCCCGCAGCGGCGCCCTGAACGGTCTGCGCGGGGTGGTGCTCGGGCAATTCCTCGGCTTCGAGCGGGACACCGGCGACCCGACCCTGGGCGGATGGGGCATCCTGGACGTCCTGCGCGACCGGCTGGGCCGGCTGGGCGTCCCCGTCCTCGGCGGTGTGCCCGCCGGCCACGGCCCCCACCCGCCGACGATCCCGCTCGGTACCGAGGCGGCCCTCGACACCGCCGCCGGAACCCTCACGATCCGGGCGGCCGTGACCTGA
- a CDS encoding maleylpyruvate isomerase N-terminal domain-containing protein, translating into MHLFSHSWTALRAAVAGLSDEDFARPSGCTGWLVQDLVCHLVIDAQDVLITLVTPADSEPTRDAVTYWEVAETPPTGDDPLDALTVRLAAAYQDPGLLKFHLDDVGSAAGRAAELADPKLRVGTRDQVLTVGDYLSVYVLEWTLHHLDLIAHLPDAADPPAEGLARTRELLERIAGASFPKSWSDRDALLVGTGRRAATDGERAELGDLAARLPLFLG; encoded by the coding sequence GTGCATCTCTTCTCACACTCGTGGACGGCATTGCGCGCGGCGGTTGCCGGGCTTTCGGACGAGGACTTCGCACGGCCGTCGGGGTGTACCGGCTGGCTGGTGCAGGACCTGGTGTGCCATTTGGTCATCGACGCGCAGGACGTTCTGATCACACTCGTGACGCCCGCCGACTCGGAGCCGACGCGCGATGCGGTGACGTATTGGGAGGTCGCCGAGACGCCGCCGACCGGTGACGATCCGCTCGACGCGTTGACGGTTCGGCTGGCCGCCGCGTATCAGGATCCCGGGCTGCTCAAGTTCCACCTCGACGACGTCGGCTCGGCCGCCGGGCGTGCGGCCGAACTGGCCGATCCGAAGCTGCGGGTCGGTACACGGGACCAGGTGCTCACGGTGGGCGACTACCTGTCCGTGTACGTCCTGGAGTGGACCCTGCACCACCTCGACCTGATCGCACACCTCCCGGACGCGGCGGACCCGCCCGCCGAGGGGCTGGCCCGGACTCGCGAGTTGCTGGAGCGGATCGCCGGGGCCTCCTTCCCGAAGTCGTGGTCGGACCGGGACGCGCTGCTGGTCGGTACCGGGCGGCGTGCGGCGACGGATGGGGAGCGGGCCGAACTGGGTGATCTCGCGGCGCGGCTGCCGCTCTTCCTCGGCTGA
- a CDS encoding alpha/beta fold hydrolase has product MEHRPTENGTDNEADPEVGTDTGVGGAAGGGRGDEDGSAAEARPGADADATVTEAGAGVGASVGASAAEPPSDADHPATDPPSDGTPPPRTRSRLRRWGRRIALTCVVTLVAVTLASFTYNAFTDDRADPPEGLTYVQAADIRTRYQTWGTSGSPVVLVHGAFESVDTWSRLAPLLARNHRVYALDLTGYGYSQRRGPYTVDHLTRQLLGFLDAMHLGGPGERPLLVGHSSGAAMVAEAALRAPERIGGMMLLDGDALDTGAGPPSALRYVLIDPFRTSLLRIGLGTDWLIRKVYGSQCGPQCPRLDGAGVDQWRRPFQVAGAEGALWSMLGEGVLGIPADRLRRLRDVPMPKSVVFGANDDVFDPKTPTETADRIGAPPPTLIPRSRHLPMISAPEAVAGAIDAVPARQ; this is encoded by the coding sequence GTGGAGCACCGACCAACCGAGAACGGCACCGACAACGAGGCCGATCCCGAAGTCGGCACCGATACCGGCGTCGGCGGGGCGGCCGGTGGCGGCCGGGGCGACGAGGACGGCTCGGCCGCCGAGGCCCGACCGGGCGCCGACGCGGACGCGACGGTGACCGAGGCGGGTGCCGGCGTCGGTGCGAGTGTCGGTGCCTCCGCGGCCGAGCCGCCCTCGGACGCCGACCATCCGGCCACGGACCCGCCGTCCGACGGGACCCCGCCGCCCCGGACGCGGTCGCGGCTTCGCCGGTGGGGGCGGCGGATCGCGTTGACCTGTGTCGTGACGCTGGTCGCCGTGACGCTCGCGTCGTTCACGTACAACGCGTTCACCGACGACCGGGCCGACCCACCCGAGGGGCTGACCTACGTACAGGCGGCCGACATCCGTACGCGCTACCAGACGTGGGGCACGTCCGGGTCGCCCGTCGTCCTCGTGCACGGCGCCTTCGAGTCCGTCGACACCTGGTCGCGGCTGGCTCCACTGCTGGCCCGCAACCACCGGGTCTACGCGCTCGATCTGACCGGCTACGGCTACAGCCAGCGGCGCGGCCCGTACACGGTCGACCACCTCACCCGGCAACTCCTGGGCTTCCTCGACGCGATGCACCTGGGTGGTCCGGGTGAACGGCCGCTGCTGGTGGGCCACTCCAGCGGAGCCGCGATGGTCGCGGAGGCGGCCCTGCGCGCGCCCGAGCGGATCGGGGGAATGATGCTCCTCGACGGCGACGCGCTCGACACCGGCGCCGGTCCGCCGTCCGCGCTCCGGTACGTGCTGATCGACCCGTTCCGCACCAGCCTGCTGCGGATCGGGCTCGGTACGGACTGGCTGATCCGGAAGGTGTACGGCTCGCAGTGCGGACCGCAGTGCCCTCGACTGGACGGCGCGGGGGTCGACCAGTGGCGGCGACCCTTCCAGGTCGCGGGCGCCGAGGGCGCGCTGTGGAGCATGCTCGGCGAGGGAGTGCTCGGGATACCCGCCGACCGCCTGCGGCGGCTGCGCGACGTGCCCATGCCCAAGTCGGTGGTCTTCGGCGCGAACGACGACGTGTTCGACCCCAAGACCCCCACCGAAACCGCGGACCGCATAGGCGCCCCACCTCCCACGCTCATCCCCAGGTCCCGCCACCTCCCCATGATCTCCGCCCCCGAAGCGGTAGCCGGCGCAATCGACGCGGTCCCGGCACGGCAGTAG
- a CDS encoding RNA polymerase sigma factor: MFQAHHGVVYAHAYRVTGDWAAAEDVVSLTFLEAWRLRERLRDEGDTPLPWLMGIAVNVLRNRHRAARRHRHAMARSPGRTVVPDIADAVVDRIDDGERLAAARAALGRLRRTDREIFTLCVCSGLTYAEVAQALNLPVGTVRSRLSRARARLRGLAEEELRVMRGTFVPPGAATSSPTPVRTILRESAP, encoded by the coding sequence ATGTTCCAGGCGCACCACGGGGTCGTGTACGCGCACGCCTACCGGGTCACCGGCGACTGGGCGGCGGCGGAGGACGTCGTCTCGCTGACGTTCTTGGAGGCCTGGCGGCTGCGGGAACGGCTGCGCGACGAAGGTGATACGCCGCTGCCCTGGCTGATGGGCATCGCGGTCAACGTGTTGCGCAACCGCCATCGGGCGGCGCGCAGGCATCGGCACGCGATGGCGAGATCCCCCGGGCGGACCGTGGTACCCGACATCGCCGACGCCGTCGTCGACCGGATCGACGACGGCGAGCGGCTGGCCGCGGCCCGCGCCGCGCTGGGCCGGCTGCGCCGTACCGATCGCGAGATCTTCACCCTGTGCGTGTGCTCGGGACTGACCTATGCCGAGGTCGCCCAGGCGCTGAACCTGCCGGTGGGCACGGTGCGTTCCCGGCTCTCCCGTGCGCGGGCCCGGTTGCGCGGGCTGGCCGAGGAGGAACTGCGCGTGATGCGAGGCACCTTCGTCCCGCCCGGCGCGGCGACCTCGTCACCCACCCCCGTCCGTACGATCCTCCGGGAGTCGGCCCCATGA
- a CDS encoding CU044_5270 family protein, which translates to MTHPSRTPGRPSPAEAATPAEADRAHPGDDAFERALAHDVHPTPGRRRLLEEHLMREITGDPAQAARAPRPARVRRRPFRLVAPLGATGAVLAIVAGIVLLDTPDPGSAGHTSATPGRVDSAARPTIPRPGQFLYTELELSSWTDSDDVPQRVPPHSRKQWVSQDGRRMVIDEPGAGLNGVSLVNDPPMRWNYLELAALAPDPDVLTATIRQRNEETPGEIEQAVFEEIAGILTRGVVPPGMSNALFEAASRLTGVDRAEDAVDARGRHGIGLARTDQRGGMRTELVFDPNGRVLLGSRLVLTRPRENHPIGAVMATTTVLERDIIDTMPGEPTAGTHGSHGLSIAPTPRS; encoded by the coding sequence ATGACGCACCCGTCCCGCACACCAGGCAGGCCCTCCCCCGCCGAGGCCGCCACGCCCGCCGAGGCCGACCGCGCCCATCCCGGCGACGACGCGTTCGAACGCGCGCTGGCCCACGACGTGCACCCCACCCCCGGGCGGCGGCGACTGCTCGAGGAACACCTGATGCGCGAGATCACCGGGGACCCGGCCCAGGCTGCCCGCGCCCCCCGACCGGCACGGGTGCGGCGCCGACCGTTCCGGCTCGTGGCGCCGCTCGGCGCGACCGGCGCCGTGCTCGCGATCGTGGCCGGCATCGTGCTGCTCGACACGCCCGACCCCGGCTCGGCCGGGCACACCTCCGCCACCCCTGGCCGGGTCGACTCGGCTGCCCGGCCCACGATTCCCCGGCCGGGACAATTCCTGTACACGGAACTGGAGTTGTCCTCCTGGACCGACTCGGACGATGTGCCGCAGCGGGTACCGCCGCACTCGCGCAAGCAGTGGGTGTCCCAGGACGGGCGCCGGATGGTCATCGACGAACCCGGCGCCGGGCTGAACGGGGTGTCACTCGTGAACGATCCGCCGATGCGCTGGAACTACCTGGAACTGGCCGCGTTGGCCCCGGACCCGGACGTCCTGACGGCGACGATCCGACAGCGGAACGAGGAGACGCCGGGAGAGATCGAGCAGGCCGTGTTCGAGGAGATCGCGGGCATCCTGACCCGCGGCGTCGTCCCCCCGGGGATGTCGAACGCGCTGTTCGAGGCCGCGTCCCGATTGACGGGCGTGGACCGCGCCGAGGACGCCGTCGACGCGCGCGGTCGGCACGGCATCGGGCTGGCGCGAACCGACCAGCGCGGCGGGATGCGGACGGAACTGGTCTTCGACCCGAACGGCCGGGTCCTCCTCGGCTCGCGCCTGGTGCTGACCCGGCCCCGCGAGAATCACCCGATCGGGGCCGTCATGGCGACAACGACAGTGCTCGAACGCGACATCATCGACACCATGCCCGGCGAACCGACGGCCGGGACGCACGGCTCGCACGGGTTGTCGATCGCCCCGACGCCTCGATCGTGA